One Paludisphaera rhizosphaerae genomic window carries:
- a CDS encoding lysophospholipid acyltransferase family protein, with protein sequence MARNKIKRPWLDYLVYLVVRGLVFTVQSLSIRQSYALARGIAWIMYTVDKRHRVVGLENLRMAYGDAMTEAERDEVVRGVYRHFCMMLMEIFHTPKRINLENYRQYARLTGHGPVLDRMISGEPMILLTGHYGNWEIAGYLFGLFGFPTWSVARTLDNPYLERYLRTFRESTGQKMIPKAGGYDQIVDVLQTSRTLSMLADQDAGQRGMFVDFFGRPASTHKAIALLAIEHQAPVVVGVARRIGPGFRYELRCAQIIEPGEFTGGSDDARLLTQRYTSALEELIRQDPTQYLWLHRRWKHQPAPRKKGARPEAARTEAAAG encoded by the coding sequence ATGGCCCGGAATAAGATCAAACGGCCCTGGCTAGACTACCTCGTTTACCTCGTCGTCCGGGGCCTGGTCTTCACGGTCCAGTCGCTCTCCATCAGGCAATCCTACGCCCTGGCGCGAGGGATTGCCTGGATCATGTACACGGTCGACAAGCGACACCGAGTCGTCGGCCTGGAGAACCTGCGCATGGCGTACGGCGACGCCATGACCGAGGCCGAACGCGACGAGGTCGTCCGGGGCGTCTATCGGCACTTCTGCATGATGCTGATGGAGATCTTCCACACGCCCAAACGGATCAACCTCGAGAACTACCGGCAATATGCCAGGCTGACGGGGCACGGTCCGGTGCTCGACAGGATGATCTCCGGCGAGCCGATGATCCTGCTAACCGGCCACTACGGCAACTGGGAGATCGCCGGCTACCTGTTCGGCCTCTTCGGTTTCCCCACCTGGTCGGTGGCGCGGACCCTCGACAACCCCTACCTGGAGCGCTACCTCCGGACCTTCCGCGAGAGCACCGGCCAGAAGATGATCCCCAAGGCGGGCGGCTACGACCAGATCGTGGATGTGCTCCAGACCAGCAGGACGCTCTCGATGCTTGCCGACCAGGACGCCGGCCAGCGAGGGATGTTCGTCGACTTCTTCGGTCGACCGGCCTCGACCCACAAGGCGATCGCGCTGCTCGCCATCGAGCATCAGGCTCCGGTGGTCGTCGGCGTGGCCCGGCGCATCGGACCTGGGTTCCGCTACGAGCTGCGGTGCGCTCAGATCATCGAGCCGGGCGAATTCACCGGCGGTTCCGACGACGCCCGGCTGCTGACCCAGCGTTACACGAGCGCGCTCGAAGAGTTGATCCGCCAGGATCCCACGCAGTACCTCTGGTTGCACCGGCGATGGAAGCACCAGCCCGCCCCTCGCAAGAAGGGAGCGAGGCCGGAGGCGGCTCGAACCGAGGCCGCCGCCGGCTGA
- a CDS encoding M16 family metallopeptidase, with product MINTSYLRSGLTIAASLLASAVGIPALADGPADARVVLVPSSGPLVSLRLVFRVGSADDPKGKEGLAALTAAMVAQGGTKTLKYEEVLDRFFPIAAELNGNCLKEVSVFSGDVHKDNLGSYIPLATEMIASPRFAPEDFDRLREEALDHLTKTLRGDNDEALGKWTLQSALYENHPYGRPDEGLVAGLKAITLDDVKDFHRTHYTRDRLFLGLAGAANAETVKLIENGLSPLVRVSELQPTTIPPVGPPRGLEVTIVTKPAEATAISIGFPIDVTRTDDDFYALAVANSFLGEHRTFNGRLMQDLRGKRGLNYGDYSYIEDFIQEGQSTFPIPNNHRSRQYFSIWIRPVPTDKAVFALRAALWEVDRLIEKGMTPEEFEATRSFLLNYSKLWVQTLSRRLGYAIEGTLYGRKDLVTELADRLPKLTVDQVNAAVRRHLKPSGMKVAIVAGNAEELRGLLTSGKPSPIVYDTQGTPQEILDQDKLIEVFPLKDVSVRIVPVEQMFEK from the coding sequence ATGATCAACACGTCGTACTTGAGGTCCGGCCTGACGATCGCCGCCTCGCTCCTCGCTTCAGCGGTGGGGATTCCCGCCCTTGCCGACGGTCCCGCGGATGCGCGAGTCGTTCTGGTTCCCTCGTCGGGTCCACTCGTATCGCTTCGCCTCGTCTTCCGCGTAGGTTCGGCCGACGACCCCAAGGGGAAAGAAGGCCTTGCCGCCCTCACCGCCGCGATGGTGGCTCAGGGAGGCACGAAGACCCTCAAATACGAAGAGGTGCTCGACCGCTTCTTTCCAATCGCCGCTGAGTTGAACGGCAACTGCCTGAAAGAAGTCTCCGTGTTCAGCGGCGACGTCCACAAGGACAACCTGGGCTCCTACATCCCCCTGGCGACCGAGATGATCGCCTCGCCTCGGTTCGCCCCCGAGGATTTTGATCGGCTCCGTGAGGAAGCACTGGACCACCTGACCAAGACTCTCCGAGGCGACAACGACGAAGCGCTCGGGAAGTGGACGCTCCAGTCCGCTCTGTACGAGAACCACCCCTACGGTCGACCCGACGAGGGGCTGGTGGCGGGGCTGAAGGCGATCACGCTCGACGACGTGAAGGACTTCCACCGGACGCATTACACGCGCGACCGCCTGTTTCTGGGACTCGCCGGCGCGGCGAACGCCGAGACCGTCAAGCTGATCGAGAACGGCCTTTCCCCGCTGGTTCGCGTCTCGGAACTTCAGCCGACGACGATTCCACCGGTCGGCCCTCCCAGGGGCCTGGAGGTGACGATCGTCACCAAGCCGGCTGAGGCCACGGCCATCTCCATCGGCTTTCCGATCGACGTCACGCGGACTGACGACGACTTTTATGCGCTGGCCGTCGCCAATTCGTTCCTGGGAGAGCACCGCACCTTCAACGGCCGATTGATGCAGGACCTCCGAGGAAAGCGGGGCCTCAACTACGGCGACTATTCCTACATCGAGGACTTCATTCAGGAGGGCCAGTCGACCTTCCCGATCCCCAACAATCACCGCTCGCGGCAGTATTTCTCGATCTGGATCCGCCCCGTGCCGACCGACAAGGCGGTGTTCGCTCTTCGCGCGGCGCTCTGGGAGGTGGATCGGCTGATCGAGAAGGGAATGACCCCCGAGGAGTTCGAGGCCACTCGCTCGTTCCTGCTGAATTACAGCAAGCTCTGGGTCCAGACCCTCTCGCGAAGGCTCGGCTACGCGATCGAAGGAACCCTTTACGGCCGCAAGGACCTCGTCACCGAACTGGCCGATCGACTGCCGAAGCTGACTGTCGACCAGGTCAACGCGGCCGTGCGCAGGCATCTGAAGCCGAGCGGCATGAAGGTCGCGATCGTGGCCGGGAATGCAGAGGAGTTGCGCGGGCTGCTGACGTCGGGCAAGCCCTCGCCGATCGTCTACGACACACAGGGAACGCCGCAGGAGATCCTCGACCAGGACAAGCTCATCGAGGTCTTCCCGCTCAAGGATGTCAGCGTGCGGATCGTTCCCGTGGAGCAGATGTTCGAGAAATGA
- a CDS encoding amidohydrolase family protein, translated as MNDPSIGASRPRSSPHFRVGRLLLLPILLLSTIAPASLADDDPNYPAAFAVKGAKLFIAPGKVVDDGVLVIRGGLIEAAGPAAEVTVPFDAEIVDGKGLIVYPGFIDVYTTAGQKAGVERSTTGRGRPVDLSETTLAVTPTDNRKGLTPEFQVADALDLNDALADPRRRLGFTDMLTAPAGAIATGRSAVVSLSGLPRRDALLKSPVALHIQVAPPQEPSAGTGQNTPGAPPAGFRGRGFGGRDGASENPYPRVLMGSVSHLRQAMSDAEHHQKRMAYEKAHGGEPVPDDPALDVLANARAKSIPVWWQAETRDEIHRALDLAQEFGTTAVIVGGREAYKVVDRLKAEKTPVVLRLDFPEEPKVPTEDEYRKRPDAQRDDPLRVHAEYLDHWKAQVATAALLAKEGVPFAIGTEGVDRIENVPARLRALIAQGLTADQALAALTVEAAKLVGLDRRLGTLEPGKLAHVVVFSAPFQDEKAKVKYTFINGRKFEVKADEQPAGGEGRMLGRRGPGGPGGPGGPGARGGRPRPAGEAEEATEAKPEEKKDEPAKDEKADDKKPEEKKDEKAKEPPPPPFVDVAAELDSNRKPQIKTGGDVLIKNVVILTGTKGTIPKGSILIEKGKIKAIGPDVTAAEGIAVIDGEGMVAAPGAIDTHSHIAVQGAVNEGTLSVVPDVRVKDVITGDDVSIFRALAGGTTTARVLHGSANTIGGQDAVIKLKYGLPGRDLIIREGMQGVKFALGENVTRSTGRFPNTRMGVEAVIAGAFEEALAYKKAWRLYNEKVATEGEKAGPPPRRDFRLEALERILDGSIKINSHCYRADEILMLLRTTERYGVRVQSLQHVLEGYKVAPEIAAHGAHASTFSDWWAYKIEAYDAIPFNAMLMSRAGVAVSIKSDSEELIRHLYHEAAKMVKYGGASEEQALAFVTLNPALELGREDQIGSLEVGKDGDVAIFNGHPFDAFSRCEMSIIEGEVYFQRQPLVDGKFVSRPGDHSRMPQAPEASRNPSLTFTPQPKDAYALVGGTLHPVSGPAIPGGVLAIVGGKIAAVGPAGTPIPPEAQTIDVRGLDIWPGLIDAGTSVGLAEIGSLNETLDFADAGRYEPELHAASALRTDSAHVAVTRANGVLAGLVEPSGGTISGQAAVANFNGWVPREMAFIDPAALSVNIPRHVHRPLGSQPRQGGPGGPGGGDNADPNARRKELLEALKQQFLKAKRYSEVVAEARSKNLSTPKVDPRMEALAPYAKGEKLVILHAEDRVEILDALALIKELKLKAALSGAGDAWKVADEIKKAGVPVIVAGTLNFPAREYDPYDAPYANPAKLQAAGVPFAIRSAPGASSPRNSRLLPYEAATAVAFGLPEEEGLKAVTLYPAQILGIADQLGTLEPGKRANVVVTSGHVLQPTTGVQLLFIDGKPVTPESRHTELYEKYGRRLDEVKAGRAPLGLDRSPASVHSGPIPTGAPAGGGH; from the coding sequence ATGAACGACCCATCTATCGGGGCCTCTCGTCCGCGATCGAGTCCGCATTTCCGCGTCGGTCGATTACTGCTTCTGCCGATCCTCCTGCTCTCGACGATCGCTCCCGCGTCGCTTGCCGACGACGACCCGAACTACCCCGCCGCCTTCGCCGTGAAAGGCGCCAAGCTCTTCATCGCCCCTGGCAAAGTGGTCGACGACGGCGTGCTGGTGATCCGAGGCGGCCTGATCGAAGCCGCCGGTCCCGCCGCCGAGGTGACCGTCCCGTTCGACGCCGAGATCGTCGACGGCAAGGGTCTGATCGTCTACCCGGGCTTCATCGACGTCTACACAACGGCCGGCCAGAAGGCGGGCGTCGAACGATCGACCACCGGTCGGGGCCGCCCCGTCGATCTCTCGGAGACGACCCTCGCCGTCACCCCGACTGACAACCGCAAGGGACTGACGCCTGAATTCCAGGTCGCCGACGCCCTCGACCTCAACGACGCGCTGGCCGACCCGCGACGTCGCCTGGGCTTCACGGACATGCTCACCGCGCCGGCGGGTGCGATCGCGACCGGCCGCAGCGCCGTGGTGAGCCTTTCCGGCCTCCCCCGTCGCGACGCGCTGCTCAAGTCGCCCGTCGCGCTGCACATCCAGGTGGCTCCGCCGCAGGAGCCCTCCGCGGGAACAGGCCAGAACACGCCCGGCGCCCCTCCGGCCGGCTTTCGCGGACGAGGCTTCGGCGGCCGTGATGGGGCCTCGGAGAATCCTTACCCACGCGTCCTCATGGGTTCGGTGTCCCACCTCCGGCAGGCGATGAGCGATGCCGAACACCATCAGAAACGGATGGCTTATGAGAAGGCCCACGGCGGGGAGCCCGTGCCCGACGACCCGGCGCTCGACGTTCTCGCCAACGCCCGCGCCAAGTCGATCCCCGTGTGGTGGCAGGCTGAGACTCGCGATGAAATCCACCGTGCCCTCGACCTGGCCCAGGAGTTCGGCACGACGGCCGTGATCGTCGGCGGACGCGAAGCTTACAAGGTCGTCGACCGACTGAAGGCGGAAAAGACCCCCGTCGTCCTGCGACTCGACTTCCCCGAGGAACCCAAGGTCCCCACTGAGGACGAGTATCGCAAGCGTCCCGACGCTCAGCGCGACGATCCACTCCGAGTCCATGCCGAGTACCTCGACCACTGGAAGGCTCAGGTCGCCACCGCCGCCCTGCTCGCCAAGGAGGGCGTGCCGTTCGCAATCGGAACCGAGGGCGTCGACCGAATCGAGAACGTCCCCGCCCGTCTCCGGGCGCTCATCGCTCAGGGCCTTACCGCCGACCAGGCGCTCGCGGCCTTGACCGTCGAGGCCGCGAAGCTCGTGGGCCTCGATCGCCGGTTGGGAACGCTGGAGCCTGGCAAACTCGCTCACGTCGTCGTCTTCTCAGCCCCGTTCCAGGACGAGAAGGCCAAGGTCAAGTACACCTTCATCAACGGCCGCAAGTTCGAGGTCAAGGCCGACGAACAGCCCGCGGGCGGCGAGGGACGGATGCTCGGCCGACGCGGCCCCGGAGGCCCCGGCGGTCCCGGCGGTCCAGGAGCCCGCGGCGGTCGCCCCCGTCCGGCCGGCGAAGCCGAAGAGGCCACTGAGGCCAAGCCAGAGGAGAAGAAGGACGAACCGGCCAAGGACGAAAAGGCCGACGACAAGAAGCCCGAAGAGAAGAAGGATGAGAAGGCGAAGGAGCCCCCTCCCCCGCCGTTCGTCGACGTCGCGGCCGAGTTGGATTCCAACCGCAAGCCCCAGATCAAGACGGGCGGCGACGTCCTCATCAAGAACGTCGTCATCCTGACGGGAACGAAGGGGACGATCCCCAAGGGCTCGATCCTGATCGAGAAGGGCAAGATCAAGGCGATCGGCCCCGACGTGACCGCCGCCGAGGGCATCGCGGTGATCGACGGTGAGGGGATGGTCGCAGCCCCCGGAGCCATCGACACCCACTCGCACATCGCCGTGCAGGGAGCCGTCAACGAGGGGACTCTGTCCGTCGTCCCAGACGTCCGCGTGAAGGACGTCATCACGGGCGACGACGTCTCGATCTTCCGAGCCCTCGCCGGTGGGACGACGACCGCTCGCGTACTCCACGGGTCGGCGAACACGATCGGCGGTCAGGACGCCGTCATCAAGCTCAAGTACGGCCTGCCCGGCCGCGACCTCATCATCCGGGAAGGGATGCAGGGGGTGAAATTCGCCCTCGGCGAGAACGTCACGCGGTCGACGGGCCGGTTCCCGAACACCCGAATGGGCGTCGAGGCCGTCATCGCGGGCGCCTTCGAGGAAGCGCTCGCCTACAAGAAAGCCTGGCGGCTCTACAACGAGAAGGTGGCGACCGAGGGCGAGAAGGCCGGCCCGCCTCCTCGCCGCGATTTCCGACTGGAAGCCCTGGAACGGATCCTTGACGGTTCCATCAAGATCAACAGCCACTGCTATCGGGCGGACGAGATCCTGATGCTGCTCCGGACGACCGAGCGCTACGGCGTCCGCGTGCAGTCGCTTCAGCACGTCCTGGAGGGGTACAAGGTCGCTCCGGAGATCGCCGCCCACGGCGCGCACGCATCGACATTCTCCGACTGGTGGGCCTACAAGATCGAGGCCTACGACGCCATCCCGTTCAACGCGATGCTGATGAGTCGCGCAGGCGTGGCCGTCAGCATCAAGAGCGACAGCGAAGAGCTGATCCGCCACCTCTACCACGAAGCCGCCAAGATGGTGAAGTACGGCGGTGCGAGCGAGGAGCAGGCTCTCGCGTTCGTCACGCTGAACCCGGCGCTCGAACTGGGTCGAGAGGACCAGATCGGCTCGCTGGAGGTCGGCAAGGACGGCGACGTCGCCATCTTCAACGGGCATCCGTTCGATGCCTTCTCACGATGCGAGATGTCGATCATCGAAGGTGAGGTCTACTTTCAGCGCCAGCCTCTCGTCGACGGCAAGTTCGTCTCGCGGCCCGGCGATCACTCGCGGATGCCGCAGGCCCCCGAGGCTTCCCGCAATCCGAGCCTGACTTTCACGCCCCAGCCCAAGGACGCCTACGCACTCGTCGGCGGTACGCTGCATCCCGTCAGCGGACCCGCGATTCCGGGAGGCGTGCTCGCCATCGTCGGCGGCAAGATAGCCGCGGTCGGACCGGCCGGAACTCCCATTCCGCCCGAGGCGCAAACCATCGACGTGCGCGGACTCGACATCTGGCCGGGTCTGATCGATGCGGGGACGAGCGTCGGGCTGGCGGAAATCGGCAGCCTCAACGAGACGCTCGATTTCGCCGACGCCGGTCGCTACGAGCCCGAGTTGCACGCCGCCTCCGCCCTCAGGACCGACAGCGCCCACGTGGCCGTCACGCGGGCCAACGGCGTGCTCGCCGGGCTCGTCGAGCCCTCCGGCGGGACGATCTCCGGCCAGGCGGCCGTCGCCAACTTCAACGGCTGGGTGCCCCGTGAGATGGCGTTCATCGACCCGGCCGCGCTCTCGGTCAACATCCCGCGCCACGTTCACCGGCCGCTTGGCAGCCAGCCCAGGCAGGGTGGCCCGGGAGGTCCCGGCGGCGGCGACAACGCCGACCCGAACGCACGCCGCAAGGAGTTGCTGGAGGCCTTGAAGCAGCAGTTCCTCAAGGCCAAGCGATATAGCGAGGTCGTCGCCGAGGCCCGCTCCAAGAACCTGTCCACGCCCAAGGTCGACCCGAGGATGGAGGCTCTCGCCCCCTACGCCAAGGGCGAGAAGCTGGTGATCCTCCACGCCGAGGACCGGGTTGAGATCCTGGACGCCCTGGCGCTCATCAAGGAACTCAAGCTCAAGGCGGCTCTTTCAGGAGCCGGCGACGCCTGGAAGGTCGCCGACGAGATCAAGAAGGCGGGCGTTCCGGTCATCGTCGCCGGCACGTTGAACTTCCCGGCGAGGGAGTACGACCCGTATGACGCCCCCTACGCCAACCCGGCCAAGTTGCAGGCTGCCGGCGTCCCCTTCGCCATCCGGTCCGCGCCGGGTGCATCCTCTCCGCGCAACTCTCGGCTGCTTCCCTACGAGGCGGCGACCGCCGTTGCGTTCGGACTCCCCGAGGAGGAAGGGTTGAAGGCGGTCACGCTCTACCCGGCACAGATTCTGGGGATCGCCGACCAGTTGGGGACGCTCGAACCGGGCAAGCGCGCCAACGTCGTCGTGACCTCAGGCCATGTGCTGCAACCGACGACCGGCGTTCAACTGCTCTTCATCGACGGCAAGCCTGTCACGCCGGAAAGCCGACACACCGAACTGTACGAGAAGTACGGCCGACGGCTCGATGAAGTGAAGGCTGGGCGAGCCCCACTGGGCCTCGACCGCTCACCCGCCTCCGTCCATTCCGGCCCCATCCCCACGGGTGCGCCAGCAGGCGGCGGGCACTGA
- a CDS encoding response regulator — MNGITILTVTKDADWLVGMRPALHAAGRGRLVVADSVQEADRLLEFAKPRFIVVDWENSRCPSEELAALLWKNSIQSRPALVMIVAHDYRVDEATQLFQLGVDEYISASDHGDALVTILKSHKPRNAGADQADRAHASVNEAANGRLGAFDPVGLLH, encoded by the coding sequence ATGAACGGTATTACAATCCTCACCGTCACCAAGGATGCAGACTGGCTGGTAGGCATGAGACCCGCGCTGCATGCGGCCGGTCGAGGGCGGCTTGTCGTGGCGGACTCTGTCCAAGAGGCCGATCGGCTGCTGGAATTCGCGAAGCCGCGGTTCATCGTCGTCGACTGGGAGAACTCTCGTTGTCCCTCCGAAGAGCTTGCGGCTCTGCTGTGGAAGAACTCGATTCAGTCTCGGCCCGCTCTCGTGATGATCGTGGCCCACGACTATCGAGTGGACGAGGCGACGCAGCTTTTCCAGCTCGGCGTCGACGAGTACATCAGCGCCTCGGATCATGGCGATGCGCTGGTGACGATTCTCAAATCCCACAAGCCCCGAAACGCCGGCGCAGACCAGGCTGATCGGGCTCACGCAAGCGTCAACGAAGCGGCCAACGGACGCCTCGGCGCGTTCGACCCCGTGGGTCTGCTGCACTAA
- a CDS encoding ComEC/Rec2 family competence protein — MVAVLAGCACLDSGRAAAADLEIYFVDVLGGAATLVVTPERETILVDSGWPGQNDRDPERIVKALKDAGCDRIDHLVTTHWHMDHYGGVAGLAKRAAIGRFWDRGLPEDGEAGAEFPDGPKSQDPLGVAYRDASKGKRSVLKAGDSLPLRGTTTAVVLAASGKVLPAPTGAPANASCESAAPDHPVDESDNARSVVLKLRQGAFEFLDCGDLTWNIEKSLVCPVDLVGKIDLFQVTHHGMDISNNPDFLRTIAPVVTIMDNGPRKGGAAETVRRIKAIPSVQAAYQLHKNAQTAADQNTDPSLIANTDPAGGRYIRVAVPADGKTFRVRMGSDGPERTFESQ; from the coding sequence GTGGTCGCTGTCCTGGCGGGATGCGCTTGCCTCGATTCGGGTCGAGCGGCCGCCGCCGATCTTGAGATTTACTTTGTCGACGTCCTGGGAGGAGCGGCCACCCTCGTCGTCACCCCGGAACGCGAGACGATTCTTGTGGACAGCGGTTGGCCTGGCCAGAACGACCGCGATCCCGAGAGGATCGTGAAGGCGCTCAAGGACGCCGGCTGCGATCGCATCGACCACCTGGTGACGACGCACTGGCACATGGACCATTACGGCGGCGTCGCCGGGTTAGCGAAGCGCGCCGCGATCGGCCGATTCTGGGATCGGGGCCTCCCCGAAGACGGCGAAGCCGGCGCGGAGTTTCCCGACGGCCCGAAGTCGCAGGACCCCCTCGGCGTCGCCTATCGTGACGCGTCCAAGGGGAAGCGGTCCGTCTTGAAAGCGGGCGATTCGCTCCCCCTGAGAGGTACGACGACCGCGGTTGTTCTCGCGGCGTCCGGTAAGGTCCTTCCTGCTCCAACCGGCGCTCCCGCGAATGCTTCGTGCGAGTCGGCGGCTCCCGATCATCCGGTCGACGAATCCGACAACGCGCGCAGCGTCGTGCTGAAGCTCCGCCAGGGGGCCTTCGAATTCCTCGACTGCGGCGACCTGACCTGGAACATCGAGAAGAGCTTGGTCTGCCCGGTGGACCTCGTCGGCAAGATCGACCTGTTCCAGGTGACCCACCACGGGATGGACATCTCCAACAATCCCGACTTCCTTCGCACGATCGCCCCGGTCGTCACCATCATGGACAACGGCCCTCGCAAGGGGGGGGCGGCCGAGACCGTACGCCGGATCAAGGCGATCCCCTCCGTTCAGGCGGCCTACCAATTGCACAAGAACGCCCAGACGGCGGCGGATCAAAACACCGACCCGTCCCTTATCGCCAACACCGACCCCGCCGGTGGGCGCTACATCCGCGTCGCCGTCCCCGCGGACGGCAAGACGTTCCGGGTGCGAATGGGCTCGGACGGACCCGAACGAACGTTCGAATCCCAGTGA
- a CDS encoding M16 family metallopeptidase, which yields MKRLLLCAVAVFGFAGAFTTVRAEDGRPPVFPYPIRKTTLENGLGVVSIPFDSPGIIAYYTVVRTGSRNEVEKGLSGFAHFFEHMMFRGTDKYSQDAYNDVLKSLGADSNAFTTDDWTCYHMTIPATALAKAVEIESDRFRNLKYDEADFQKEARAVLGEYNKSSSSPFLKLEEALSDTAFTAHTYKHTTIGFLADIKDMPNQYAYSKVFFDRWYRPENCTIVVAGQVDHDVLVDLVKTAYGTWPRGGKSVEIPQEPEQDGPRKAELTWPLPTLPILALTYHTPASDPANPDVPALRALQQAVFGETSPLYRSLVLDEQKAETLTAFIDPHRDPHLFTILARGRKVEFMPEIGRRIRDALKEAAEKPVAEDRLNAIKSHLRYAFAGELDSPDSVARAVGESIAINGRPEALNELYAAYDRLTPADLQRVASKYFTATNETVVTLETRESK from the coding sequence ATGAAACGCTTGCTCCTTTGCGCGGTCGCCGTTTTCGGATTCGCCGGCGCATTCACAACGGTCAGGGCTGAAGACGGCCGACCGCCGGTGTTCCCTTACCCCATCCGTAAGACGACGCTGGAGAACGGCCTCGGGGTTGTCAGCATCCCCTTTGATTCGCCGGGGATCATCGCCTATTACACGGTCGTCCGCACCGGCTCGCGGAACGAGGTTGAGAAGGGGCTGTCCGGGTTCGCCCACTTCTTTGAACACATGATGTTTCGCGGAACCGACAAGTACTCGCAGGACGCCTACAACGACGTCCTCAAATCGCTCGGCGCCGACTCCAACGCGTTCACGACCGACGACTGGACGTGCTACCACATGACGATCCCGGCGACGGCCCTGGCGAAGGCCGTCGAGATCGAGTCCGACCGCTTCCGAAACCTCAAGTACGACGAGGCCGACTTCCAGAAGGAAGCCCGCGCCGTGCTCGGCGAGTACAACAAAAGCTCCTCTTCTCCGTTCCTCAAGCTGGAAGAGGCGCTCTCGGACACGGCCTTCACGGCGCACACTTACAAGCACACGACGATCGGCTTCCTGGCTGACATCAAGGACATGCCGAATCAGTACGCCTACAGCAAGGTCTTCTTCGATCGCTGGTATCGACCGGAAAACTGCACGATCGTCGTCGCCGGCCAGGTGGATCACGACGTCCTCGTCGACCTCGTGAAGACCGCCTATGGGACCTGGCCCCGAGGAGGCAAGAGCGTCGAGATCCCCCAGGAGCCGGAGCAGGACGGCCCTCGAAAGGCCGAGTTGACCTGGCCCCTGCCGACGCTGCCGATCCTGGCACTGACCTACCACACCCCAGCCTCTGATCCCGCCAATCCGGATGTGCCTGCGCTCAGGGCGCTGCAGCAAGCCGTCTTCGGCGAGACCAGCCCGCTGTACCGCTCGCTAGTCCTCGACGAGCAGAAGGCCGAGACGCTGACCGCGTTCATCGATCCACACCGCGACCCTCATCTCTTCACGATCCTGGCGCGCGGCCGAAAGGTGGAATTCATGCCGGAGATCGGCCGACGAATTCGGGACGCGCTGAAGGAGGCCGCCGAGAAGCCGGTCGCCGAGGATCGTCTCAACGCGATCAAGTCGCACCTCCGCTACGCCTTCGCCGGCGAGTTGGACAGTCCCGATTCCGTGGCGAGGGCGGTTGGGGAGTCGATCGCGATCAACGGCCGACCCGAAGCGCTCAACGAACTGTACGCCGCCTACGATCGTCTGACCCCGGCCGACCTTCAACGCGTCGCATCGAAGTACTTCACGGCGACGAACGAGACGGTCGTCACGCTGGAGACGAGGGAATCCAAATGA